GCTGGAGCTAGAGTTACAGAAGATGTGCTTCGAACTTTAATTCTTGCAACTACCTTGCTAAATGTAAGCAGAGTTTTAGTGATGCCACATACTGATTGCAGAATGGCTAGTGGTACTGAAGAACAGATTCATGCAACTATTTTAGAAAGAAGTGGCATAGATACTAGAAGTGTTGAGATTAGAACTGTTAGCGATCAGGTCTCTGCCTTGAAATCTGATTTGGTTAGAATTGTACAATTCCCGCTACTGCCAAAAAATATCGAAGTAGTTGGCGCTATTTATAATGTTAAGACAGGTGAGCTGAAAAAGATTTAGTTGTCTTTAACAAACTTCTCAGTTGGCGCAAAGTTGGCTGCCATATCGGTAAAGCGAGCCAAGTGAAGTTGAGCTGAAACGGTAATTGTTCGAGTTGGTCCATTTCGATGCTTTGCCACAATTAAATCAGCCTCACCAGATCTATTTTGTGAGTCATATAAATCTTCACGGTGAAGCAAGATAACCACATCTGCATCCTGCTCAATCGAACCAGATTCACGAAGATCTGAAAGCATTGGTTTCTTATCTGATCTTTGCTCTGGGGATCGGTTTAGCTGTGAGATTGCAACTACTGGAACATTTAACTCTTTAGCTAATAATTTTAATTGACGAGAGAACTCAGAGACTTCTTGCTGACGATTTTCAACTCGCTTGCCGCTAGTCATAAGTTGCAAGTAATCGATCACGATTAACTTTAAGTTATGACGCTGCTTTAATCTTCTCGCCTTTGCTCTGATCTCCATCAGTGAAAGATTTGGTGAATCATCAATGAATAATGGTGCATCTGAAATCTCACCCATTCGACGGGCCATCTTCGCCCATTCTTCTTCACCTAATTGACCAGATCTAATGTTATTAAGTGGAACTCTGGCCTCTGCTGAAAGCATTCTCATTGTAATTTCAGAACGGCTCATTTCAAGTGAGAAAATAACTGAAGTCTCTCGCTTATGAATTGACGCATAACGAGCAATATCTAAACCAAGTGTTGATTTACCAACTGCAGGACGAGCTGCAAGCACAATCATATTTCCTGGATGAAAACCATTTGTTAACGCGTCTAGATCTTTAAATCCAGTTTTAACACCTTCGCCAACTACACCAGCTGAAATCTTTTCAATCTCATCATATGCAGCAGGAAGTAACTCAGAAAGTTGAACATAATCTTCCGCCTCTCTTCTTTCAGTTACTGCATAAACCTCTGCTTGTGCTTGATCAACGGCGTCATCTACTTCACCTTCATCGGTGTAACCAAGTTGCACAATCTTGGTGCCAGCTTCAACAAGTCTGCGCATAATTGCGCGCTCACGAATAATCTTTGCGTAGTAACCAGCATTAGCAGCGGTTGGAACGGATGAGATCAAAGTGTGAAGGTATGGCGCACCACCTGCTCTAACTAAATCTCCACGTTTTGTTAACTCAGCTGAAACTGTTACTGGATCTGCTGGTTCACCTCTGCCATACAGATCAACAATTGCATCATAAATTAATTCATGTGCTGGTCGATAAAAATCACGCTCTCTTAAGATCTCAACAACATCACTGATTGCATCCTTTGATAAAAGCATGCCGCCTAAAACAGATTGTTCAGCGATTACATCTTGTGGTGGGGTACGCTCAAATTCAGCAGAGTTGTTTTTGCCTCTGCTGGAATTACTTGGAAACTCTGCGATGCTCATACAACAACCCTCCCATCTACCCCTGACAACTACCTGAAAAGCATTGTCATTTAATCTTTTTAAGCCTAGGAAGCAAAGATAATCCCTTTACTAACCCCTAGATACAGCCAATTGCCAGGCTGTGTAAATAGCTGTGCACTACCAATACTTTGCCGTGGATAACTATGTGGGTAAGTGAGCAAAGTTGGTGGATAAGTATTTAAATGCGAAGGAAATAAGCGCAGAAAAGTAATTTAGGTTGTGGAGAAAACTTTTTTCGCCTATCTCACTATTTGATGCAAGTAAAAAGCCCTCCGTTTTACCGGAGGGCTTTAAGAGTAATTACTTAATTACTTATCTGAGACCACATTTATTGGCACATTTGCCACAACCTGAGACTCAAGTGCAATCTTGACTGTGTACTTGCCAACCTTTTTAATGTGCTTATCCATCTTGATCTTATGACGATCAATCGTCTCACTAGTTGCACTCTTAATTGCTGCAACTATTGCTTTGTCGGTAACTGAACCAAACATAGATCCACTTGCGCCAACCTTTACCTTGACAATCACATTAGCTTTTTCAAGCTTAGTTTTGATCTCTTTGGCATGATCTAGATCTCGGATCTCACGTGTTGTGCGAGCGCGCTTGATTCCTTCAATCTGACCTTCCCCACCTTTGGTCCACATAATTGCAGAGCCTCTAGCTAATAGAAAATTGCGGCCGTAACCATCTTTAACAGTTACAACATCTCCTGCGCCACCAAGACCTGAAACTTCACGAGTAAGGATTAATTTCATTTTATTTTTCTCCTTATCGCGCGGTTGAGGTGTAAGGCAGAAGCGCCATTTCGCGGCTATTTTTAACCGCAGCAGCTACTGCTCGTTGGTGTTGGGTGCATGCCCCAGTAATACGTCGAGAACGAATCTTGCCTCGATCGGTAATGTATTTGCGAAGTGTGGCAATATCTTTGTAATCAATATATGTCACTTTGTCGCGGCAAAAAGAGCATGGCTTCTTTTTGAATTTCTTCATCGCAGCAGCGGCTGCTGCTGACTTTGACTGCTTAGCTTTTTCTCTAAGCGTTTTATTACTTCTTGCTCCCACTGTGGTGCTCCTTAAGTTAGGGCCCTGTTATTTAAAACAGGAATGGTTTGTTTTGGATTTAAAAGGGTGGAGTGTCATCACTTGGTGTCGTTGACCAACCGCCGCCTACTGGGGCTGCTGACCAAGGATCATCAGTTGACGCACTTGGGGTGTTGCCAGCTGCTGCGTTGTAAGTATTGCTGTTGCCAGCAGCTCTCACAGTTTTTGTAACCTTAGCTGTTGCATTGCGAAGTGAAGGTCCAACCTCATCAACTTCAACCTCAAACACAGTGCGCTTTTCACCCTCTTTAGTTTCATAAGAGCGTTGCTTTAATCGTCCGGAGACAATCACGCGCATGCCTTTAGTTAGTGACTCAGCTACATTCTCTGCAGCTTGTCGCCAAATTTGGCATTGTAAAAAGAGGCTATCGCCATCTTTCCACTCGTTTGTGGTCTTATCTAAGTAACGTGGTGTTGATGCCACAGTAAATTTTGCAACTGCTGCTCCACTAGGTGTGAAGCGCAACTCTGGATCATTAACCAAATTACCGATCATGGTTAGGTTGGTATCGCCTGCTGCCATTTTTATTTCTCCCTTATCTGCGTTAGATGCTTGTTGGTTATTTTGTGGGGATTACTCTGGACGAACAACTTTAGTTCTAAGCACTGACTCATTTAAATTAAGTTGACGATCCAACTCTTTAACTGGTGCAGGCTCAGATTGCATATCGATAACTGCGTAAATACCTTCGCCCTTTTTATTTATTTCAAAGGACATCCGGCGCTTACCCCAGATATCTAACTTGTTTACTTTTCCGCCGCCTTCTTTAATGATCTTAAGATAAGTCTCAAGACTTGGGGCAACGGTCTTCTCTTCTAAATCAGGATCTAAAATGACCATGAGTTCATAGCGACGCATTTGTTAAACCACCTCTGGACTAAAGCGGCCACGGAATTTCCGCGGCAGGTGTTGAGGCTAAGGGTAGCCAAAGGGGTAAAAAGAGGGAAATTAATCTTTTCTGGCTGTGGAGGGGGCAGATAAATCCCGCATTAATCGATAGGTAAAAATGCTCACCCCTAAAACCCGCAGCAAAGATGCAATTGCATAAGCACCTGCTGGTAATCCAAATTGTGCATCTGAAACTAACGCTAAGTACTGCCAGATTGCCAGATGATAAATAAATTCACACCCCTGCCAAAACCAAAATGCAATTAGCTGCCCGCTTTTTTGTAAAGCAATTACTGCAAGCGGTGTTAACCACAAAACATACTGTGGTGAGTAAACCTTACTAAGAGTTGTAAAAATGACCACTGCAAATAATGCAACCGCTGCCAAGTTCGGCAAGTAAGCAAGCTTAAGTAGATAGTAGGCAAGGAGTGCAAAGAGAATCAGTGAGATGAGTGGGTAAAGTAAATCAAGATTTGATACCTTAATATCTAAGAGTGATAGCCCATACCAAATAGAGCCAAAATCCTCCCCTCGCTCTAGATTTAATTTAAAAAATCGCCACCAGCCATCAAAATAGATAATTGCAATAGGAATGTTTATTGCTGCCCAAAAACTAAAGGTGGTGAGTAAATAGCGTAAGAGATGTTTTAACTGACCACTTCTATAAAAAATAATTGCAACGGGGAGTAATAAAACAATTGGAAAGAATTTAGTTGCAATAGAGATACCTAACCAGATCCCACTTTGTTTATACTTTTTCTTATCAAAGTAGTAAATAGCAGCAAGAGTGGTGACTACCGCCCAAATGTCCCAATTAATAAATAGCGAGGCGATTACTGCAGGTGCTAGTGGAAATATGTATTGATACGTAGGAGCTATTTTTCTAACTATAAATGCTGATAGAAAAAACAGCGCAATGATTATTACAGCATTAATATCAAAAAAGAATCGATGTGAGTTAGTTCCTGGTGTAATAAATGAGATTAGCCAATTACCTAAACCAATTACTGGTGGATACTCAAATGAATTTGTCGCTGAAAGATAGGGGAAAGTATTGGTATCTAAGCCCCGCTCTGAGAAGAGCGCTGGGATATCGGTATAACAAGCGTGCACATAATTATCAGGGGAAGCCCAATTATTTAGGCGACAGTGATTAAATTTTAAGAATGAGAGAGTTGAGGATAAAAGTAATACTCCAAGAAATGATCTACTTACCAATTTGGTAAGCAAGATTTACCGCTTTTTCTTAGGTGAAGGTGATGGGGATGGAGGGATTAAGGCGGGATCCATTTGTGGAACTGAATTTATAAAGTTAATTGACTCTGTACCACCAATATTTGCAGGGGCAGGAAACTCTTGTACCGGTGCTTTCTTTAAATACCCTTTTACAAACTCCGCCCAAATTCTGGCTGGGAAGGATCCACCAGTTACTGAAGTTAGTCCGCCAATTCCATTTAAAGATTGGGTGGCATCATCTCGATAGAAGGCAACTGAGGCTGCAACCTCTGGTGTGTAGCCATTAAACCAAGCCGATGCGTTGTCATTTGAAGTTCCAGTTTTTCCAGCGGTTGGACGAGCAACTCTTGAGCCAACAACAGCTGCAGTTCCAGATGTAGTTACTTTACTTAACGCGTAAGTTAAATCTGCCATTACATCTTTTCTAAAAACCTCTTGAGCTTGAATTCTTCCTTGATACAAGATTCCTTTATTAGGTCCTTGAACTTCATTAATAATAAATGGTTTTGCATAAACACCCTGTGCTGCAAAGGTGGCATAAGCATTTGCTAAATCAATTACATGTGGGCTGGCAGCTCCTAAAGAAACTGAAGGGGATGCAATCATTTCTACTGAATCTGGAATTCCAGCACGACGAGCAACATCAACAACTTTTTCTAAGCCAGCTTTCATGCCAAGTGGAACATAAATAGTGTTTACAGATTTTTCAGTGGCGGTAAGTAGAGACATATTGCCCCAACTTTCACTGCCATAGTTATTAACTTGGTATGCCCGGCCAATGCCATCGTCATAAACCTTTGGTGAATCACCATTCCACACTGAAGTTAATGGAATTCCTTCTTCAAGGGCAGCTACTAATGTGAAGGCCTTAAATGAAGAACCACCTGATGTAATGCCTTGGGTAGCTGCGTTAAATTGATACTTCAAGTAATCCTGACCGCCATACATTGCCAAGATCTCACCGGTACCAGGTTTAATTGCAACTAATCCAATATGTAAATTCTCTGGTGCTTTAGTTGGTGCTTCTTTGTTAACGGCTGCAACTGCTGCCTCTTGTGCCTCCTTTACCAATGTAGTTTTGATTATGTAGCCACCAATCATCAACTGCTCATCGGTAAAACCAAGTTGATTTAGCTCTCGCTCAACCCAGGAAATCACATATCCCTTTGGTCCTGCTAATGCCCCAGATGTAACTCTTGGATTAATTATTGGAAACTTTAATTTCTCCGCTTTTTCTTTTTCTAGCCAACCAGCCTCTACCATGCCATCAATTACATATTTAAATCTTTTTTCTAATCTAGGTGAATTCTCTTTTTTAAATCCTGGGTCATATAGACCTGGACTTCTTAAAATACTAGCTAACACTGCAGATTGTGCAGTTGTTAACTTATCTACGGTAGTTCCGAAATAAACTTGTGAGGCAGTCTGTACGCCATATGAGCCGCGACCAAAGTAAATAGTGTTTAAGTAATTTTCTAGAATCTCATCCTTGGTGAATTGATTTTCTAACTTTATTGCAATCACTAGTTCTTTTACTTTTCGCTGAATTGATCGCTCTGGTGTTAAAAATGCCGTCTTGGCATATTGCTGCGTGATTGTTGAACCACCTTGTAATGAGCCACCTCTTAAGTTATTCCAAACTGCTCTAGCGATACCGATTGGGCTAACTGCTCGATTTGAATAAAAGTTTCTATCCTCTGCAGCCATTACTGCATTTCTTACCTGTACTGGAATTTCAGCAAGTGTTACAACTGTTCTATTCTCAGAACCAATTCGACCAATCTCCGTGCCATCTGCATATTGAATAATTGTGGCTTGGCTATTTACATAAGCATTTGGATCTGGAATTGAAACTGTGAAGTAGGCAAAACCAAAGAGAAATATTCCGCCAACAACTGCGTAGCCGGCGGCTAAAAAACCTAGCCTAGGTAGTTTTTCTACAAGATTGCTCACGCGGCAAGATTACCCGTTAATCATCATCTAATAAGGTGTGCACCTTCCGTGGTGGCTTTCGATATATTCCATCTCCCAATAAAAAGGATTCCACTAGGTGATTCCAGTGGCAATCGGTACAGATCTCCACAACGTAGACGCGAAATTCACCGTACTCACTTTGCATTTGGTTTAACTCATCTTGATTCTTAATTCGACCTGAGTATTGGCCGAGTTGATCACCGAAGGCATAGCGCAAATCAACAATCTTAAATTTCTTGCAAACTGGGCAAGGCCGTTTGGTTAACTCACCATGATATTTAGCAGCTCTTCTTAAGTAAGGATCAGCATCACATGCATCCATGGCGCTGGCCGAGCCTTGAAAGAGTGCAATTAGGGTGCGCCGTTTACTCAATGAGTAATCAATGGATGATCGCATCGTGGCTAACATAAGATCCAAGGTTAATCCTAAATTAATTACTACGCTTACCCTTATGGGGATTTGGCCAGTTGGCAAAGGCTCAAGATTAAATCGGATTCTGACAATCCGTTGGAGCGGTCAGTTAACCGATGGCTTATTTCAATCAGCCTTAGCTAGCTTTGTTTTGTTCTCACCTGAGCGAGCGCCTAATGCAGTCTCTGCTGCGCTGGCATTCTCTGTTGTATTACTACCTTATTCATTAATTGGTCCCTATGTTGGCACATTCCTAGATCGTTTTTCACGTCAGCGGATCATTAGAAATTGTAATTATGTAAGAGCGGTAAATCTATTAATAATTGCTTGGTTAATTAACAACAGCTCAACCGGAATTATTCTTACATTATTTGTTCTATTTGCATTTGGGGTTAATCGATTAATTTTATCTGGGCTTTCTGCTGGCCTGCCTTTACTAGTTAAGAAAGAGGAGTTAATCGCAGCAAATGCGTTAGCGGTAACTGGTGGCACGATCTGGGTGGTTATTGGTGGTGGCATAGGAATTGCAATTAAAAATCTCTTAAGTAAAAGTGTTGACGCAGATTATGCTGATGCGGTCGTAGTTTTAGTCGCTGCAATGGGATTTTTAATCGCAGCCCTTGCTTGCTTTAGATTAAAAAAATATGAAATTGGGCCAAGTGAGCATGAGACTTCCCGTGAAGTGCGAGGTTATAAAGAGGTATTAGAAGGTGTGACAATTTTGCGATCTCACCCAGACGCACTTCGCGGCATAGTTGCTGTTGGTATTCAACGTGGTGGTATTACCGCTTTGACTTTAATGGCGTTGCTGTTGGAACGAAACTCTTTTAATGACCCACAAGATCCAGATGCTGGTCTTGCTGGCTTTGGTATGGCACTTGCGATTGCTGGAATTGGCATTGGACTTGGCGCAATTATTTCACCATATGGTGTTTTAAAATTTGGCCGCCATAGGTGGATGCGATTGTTAATGTTTTTGTGTATTCCGCCATTAATCGTTTATGCAACCCAAGTAAATGAAATAACTATGATTGGTAGTGCTTTCTTAGTTGGACTTTGTGGCCAGGGAATTAAAGTTACAAATGATGCGCTGGTGCAATCAAAAATTAATGATGATTACCGGGGAAGAGTTTTTGCCTTTTATGATGTTGCAGTAAATGCTGGAATTGTAATTGGTGCAATTGGCGCTGCCCTGCTGCTGCCAGATAATGGTGTGACCGCTACTTTGCCAATTGTGATTGCATTGTTTTATCTATTTGGCGCTGCTGTATTAATGCGAAAAGCTACTTTTGCTCCTTCCACCAAGTAAGTAAAGCTTGTTTAGCTTTTTCCTCACCGAGCGGTCCGTGTTCTAGTCGAAGTTCAAGCAAGAAGTCATAAGCCTTCCCAACGGTAGGAGATGGCTTAATTTCTAATATCTCCATGATTTGTTCACCGGACAAGTCTGGACGAATCTTATTTAACTCCTCTTGCTGCATTAGCAATTGGATTCGCTCCTCTAATTCATCATAAGTTCTAGCTAATCCTTCTGCCTTCTTCTTATTTCTAGTTGTGCAATCTGCTCTAGTTAATAAGTGAAGGTGGGTTAATAACTCACCTGCATCTCTGACGTAGCGGCGAACTGCTGAATCAGTCCATTCACCTGAGCCATAACCATGAAAGCGAAGATGAAGAAATACCAGTTGGGATACGTCATTGATTATGTGATTATCAAAGCGTAATTTTTTCATTCGCTCTTTACTCATTCGAGCGCCAACTACCTCATGGTGGTGGAAAGAAACACCGCCATCGGCAATTAGCTGCTTTGTTTTTGGTTTACCAATGTCATGTAAAAGAGCTGCAAGGCGCAGCGTTAAATTTGCGCCACCTAAACGATCCTCCAACGCAATCGCTTGTTCGAGCACTGTTAAAGAGTGCTCATACACATCTTTGTGATGGTGGTGTTCATCTATTTCCAGTTTTAACTTTGGCACCTCAGGCAGGAAATAATCAGCTAATCCAGTTTCAACTAATAATGTAATGCCAAGCCGTGGGGATGAACTCATCATTATTTTTATGAACTCATCTCGAATTCGCTCAGCTGAAATTATCTCAAGCCTTGCAGCCATATTTTTTATCGCAACCAAAACGGATTGATCCACCTCAAAGTTAAGTTGGCTCATAAATCTTGCAGCCCGCATCATTCGAAGTGGATCATCACTAAATGAATCCTCAGGCTTTCCAGGTGTTTTAATAATCTTTTTTTGCAGATCTAATACACCATTAAATAGATCTATAAAGGTTGGTTCATCAGTTGTCAGCTCAAGTGCCATAGCATTTATTGTGAAATCTCTTCTTGCTAAATCAGCTTCAATACTTTTACCAAACTCAACATCTGGCTTGCGAGAGGCCGGATCATAACTTTCACTTCGATAAGTTGTGATCTCAACAGTTATTTCATCTTTTTTGCCAGCGACTGTGCCAAAGGCTGCGCCAATATCCCAAACAGAATCAGCCCATTTATTTAAAATCTTTTCACTATCTTTTGGATGCGCGTCAGTTGTGAAATCTAAATCATTTCCTAATCTGCCTAAGATCGCATCCCTTACCGGACCACCAACGAGAGCTAATTTAAATCCAGCAATTTTAAATAGTTTTGCTAACTCTGAGGCGGCTGGTGCCTGCTTAGTAAGAGTTGTAATCGCAAGTTGGGCAGCTGCATCAATTGGTGTTTTCACGGTGGTACTAGGTTAGAGCAGGCAGGCTTGCCATTGAGTGGGCAATACCCAAGGGGCTCAAGGATTGAGGCGGTATCCTTGCGATATGACCCCAGCAGATAATGCGGGTGGCAATCAGGATTTAAGCAGTGCTCGTAAGGGTGCGCAAAATAGTGGTTCTGGTAAGCCCGCTAAAAAACATAATTCAGCAAACCGCAAAAACAATAAAGGTAATCAGGGTGGAAAAAACACACCCAGAGCTAAATATGCCAAGCGAGTTGATGAGGTAAGTGCGGGTGGATTAGTTGTTGATAAAACTGGCACAAAGGGCTTATTAATTGGCAGATTAGATCCAAAGGACGCCTCGCATGAAAGATTACTTTGGTCGCTACCAAAAGGACATATTGAATCTGGTGAATCACCGGAGGAAGCTGCAATTCGTGAGGTGGCAGAGGAAACTGGAATCAAAAGTGAGATCACAAGATCTTTAGGTGTTATTGATTTTTGGTTTATGGCAAGTGGTAAAAGAATTCACAAAACTGTTCACCATTTCTTATTTACTGAAGTTGGCGGCAAATTAGCGCCACAAGTTACAGAGGTTGATGATGTTGCCTGGTTTCCAATTGATGAGATTGTAAGCAAGCTTGCCTACCCCGATGAACGAAAGTTAATTGCAAAATCAGGAAAATTAACACCGTGAGAAAAGTTTTAACCCTTCTCACGCTCTTACTTCTTTCAAATACTTTTCTAACCACTCCAGCACAAGCAGTTCAAGAGATAGTAATTACTGAGCCAACCCATCGCCTATCTGATGGTGTCTTCTTTGATGATGAGTTAGCTGCCAAACTTGCTCCCACTGGCGAGTTGGGCTTACTTGTTTACTCACCAAATAGAGGTGTTAGAAGTTGGCTGATTGATCCAGCCACAATCTCAGAAATTGTGGCCATGAGTAATGGTTATGTAATTGCAGATGGCTGGGAAATCAAAGATGCCCAAGTTAGCGGGCAAGATGTTGCTAAAGCATGGCTTACACAATTTTTAAGAGTGTCTAGGTTTGAAAAAATATCAGTGCTAACTTATGGAAATCCATCTCGGTACTGGGTTGATCAGCTTCTTGAAAATGAAATTACATATATAAATGCCAGCGGCAAGATCTCATTAGAGGGCGTGCTTGGCAAAGCCACTACCCAAAGTGCTTTTCAAAATGGTGAAAAACAAGGTTTAAGTAAACAAAATATCAACTTTCTAAAGTATGCCCAGCGACAAATTGAATTATTTAGCACCCTTGTTGACCAAAAAGAATTGCTGAGTTACCAATTACGTATTAGCCAACTATTAAATCCAGATATTGAAAAGAACGAGCTGCAAGATCTGATTGAAGATTTAGATAAATCAATTACTGGGCTACGCAACAAATTGAAAATTACTAAAACTAAATTTACGATCACCTCATCAAAAGAGGAGTTGCCAATTACCTTGGTAAATAATTTTGAATCACCAATTAATCTAAAGCTAAGCATCAGGGCAGTAAATAGTAAGGTGGTGGTAACTCCGGTTGAACAGATCAAAATTGAAGGAAATTCAAAACAACAAGTTTTGTTGCCGATTGAAGTATTAGCTACAGGTCAATCATCACTACTGGCCCAATTAACTAACTTGGACAATAAGCCGGTTGGTTATCCGGTAAACATTAATCTGAAACTTTCAGTAATTAGCCCAGTTGCCACCTGGATTACCTCAGCGGCTGCGGTACTTTTATTTGTCGCAGCATTAATTCAAAGTCTTCGAAGAGTTAGGAGGCGCAAGTAATGTCAGATAGTCAATTGTTTAAAACCTCTTCAATTATGGCCTTAGGCACGATTGCATCTCGTGTTACTGGATTGATCCGAAATTTAATGTTGGCAGCCCTACTTGGCACTGCAATTCTTGGTGATACCTACAACGTGGCAAACACAATGCCTAATATTTTATATAACTTACTAATTGGTGGCGCACTTACCGCGGTTTTTGTCCCACAAATTGTTAGATCCTTAAGGGATAGTGATCAAGGTTCAGCTTTTATATCTAGACTATTCACCGTAACTGTTACATTTTTATTTGCGCTCACGGCCCTCGGTATTTTGTTGGCACCTAAACTTGTAAATATCTACGCACCTGAATACGCAGGCTCTAAAGAGTTTGATGTAACTGTAACTTTGATGCGTTATTGCTTGCCGCAGATATTTTTCTTAGGTTTATTTGCATTATTAGGGCAAATTGCTAATGCTAAAGATCGATTTGGCCCAATGATGTGGGCTCCAGTTGTAAATAATTTAATGGCAATTGCACTCTTTTATTTCTTATTAGTCAGCCGGAATGACATCTCCCTTGCAAATATCTCAAGTGAAGATCTGCTTTGGTTAGGGCTAGGAACTACCGCCGGTTACTTAGCGCAAGCTTTTGTTTTGTTTCCAGTTGTTATCAAATCTGGCGTTAAACTCTCATTTAGATTTGATTGGGCAAACTCACAAATTATTAAATCATTTAAGTTAGCTGGTTGGAGCTTTGCCTACGCAATGATCTCTCAGCTTTCTTATCTGGTGACAATTAACATTGCTACCTCGGCTGCAGTTAAATCAGCAGCAGATGGGATAACAACCGGTGTTGGTTACACCCCATATGCCAATGCTTATCTGATTTTGATTCTGCCCCATTCAATTATTACTGTTTCAATAGTGACTGCGTTATTACCTAAGTTATCTAATTTAGTCATTGATAAAAAGTACAAAGATGTCTCAGACTCTATGTCGTTAACTATGCGGTTGATGGGGATCTTTATTATCCCGGCCGCTGTACTGTTTCTATTTTTTGGTGAAGTAATCGCAAAAGTTTTATATTTTGGAATTCCAGTCGATGATGCCAATTATTTAGGGCTTACTTTGTCCGCATTTGCACTTGGATTAATCCCGGTAAGTATTAATCTAGTTCTCCTTCGTGGTTTAAATGCATTTGAGAACTTAAAATCTCAAGTCATTGGTAATTTAATAATGAATGTAATCTCAGTTGTTTTATCACTTATTGCAGCTGTATATCTAGAGCCAAAATGGGTAACGGTTGGACTTGCTGCAATCTTCACTGTGCACTACTTCATTGGCGCAGGTATCTCATTCCTTTTGATTAAAAAACATGGTGTGCAAATACCGGTTTTAAGCTTAGCCGCTTTTTATCTTAAGTTAATTTTTATATTTGTGGTGGCAGTCCTGCCGGTGTGGTTCTTTAGGTACTCCACCCCGGGCGGGAATTTAATTTACCTTTTACTTGTTTTATCTACATCAGCCATTATCTATCTGTTGCTGCTTAAGGCTTTGAAAATAACCGAGGTCACAACCTTAATAAAAGTAATTAAGGGTAGAAGGGAATAGGCTGGTTCTATGAGTGATGTTAGTGAAGTAGTCATTGTGGGCTCAGGTCCAGCCGGTTACACCGCAGCTATTTATGCAGCTCGTGCTCAATTAAAGCCAAT
The Candidatus Nanopelagicus limnes DNA segment above includes these coding regions:
- the murJ gene encoding murein biosynthesis integral membrane protein MurJ, giving the protein MSDSQLFKTSSIMALGTIASRVTGLIRNLMLAALLGTAILGDTYNVANTMPNILYNLLIGGALTAVFVPQIVRSLRDSDQGSAFISRLFTVTVTFLFALTALGILLAPKLVNIYAPEYAGSKEFDVTVTLMRYCLPQIFFLGLFALLGQIANAKDRFGPMMWAPVVNNLMAIALFYFLLVSRNDISLANISSEDLLWLGLGTTAGYLAQAFVLFPVVIKSGVKLSFRFDWANSQIIKSFKLAGWSFAYAMISQLSYLVTINIATSAAVKSAADGITTGVGYTPYANAYLILILPHSIITVSIVTALLPKLSNLVIDKKYKDVSDSMSLTMRLMGIFIIPAAVLFLFFGEVIAKVLYFGIPVDDANYLGLTLSAFALGLIPVSINLVLLRGLNAFENLKSQVIGNLIMNVISVVLSLIAAVYLEPKWVTVGLAAIFTVHYFIGAGISFLLIKKHGVQIPVLSLAAFYLKLIFIFVVAVLPVWFFRYSTPGGNLIYLLLVLSTSAIIYLLLLKALKITEVTTLIKVIKGRRE